A single window of Paenibacillus sp. FSL H8-0537 DNA harbors:
- a CDS encoding ABC transporter permease subunit encodes MNTRRGFFHELITNRILFLMLLPTILFFIINSYLPMVGIYYAFTRFDYNTSLFNSEFVGLENFKFLWQSGILTKLTLNTIGYNIAFIGLGNVLAIALAILLSELKTKWFKKLTQSVMFLPYFVSFVILSVIVYNLFNYESGFLNTLLKQLSIEPVDVYNTPWVWVPLIILFYLWKNLGYSMVIYLAAITGISDEYYEAAKIDGANIFQRIWYITVPMLKTTFVVLLLFALGSIMKGQFDLFYQLIGNNGVLYDATDILDTYVYRSLKVTFDIGMSTAAGLYQSLFGFILIMTVNYIIRKINDEYALF; translated from the coding sequence ATGAATACCAGAAGAGGTTTTTTTCACGAGCTGATCACCAACCGCATTTTATTTCTCATGCTGCTGCCGACGATTTTATTTTTCATCATCAATTCATACTTACCGATGGTTGGCATCTATTACGCTTTCACGAGGTTCGATTATAATACGAGCTTATTCAATAGTGAATTCGTTGGGCTGGAGAACTTCAAGTTTTTATGGCAATCAGGCATTTTAACTAAACTGACCTTAAATACGATTGGCTACAATATAGCCTTCATCGGGCTTGGCAATGTGCTTGCCATCGCGCTGGCTATTCTGCTAAGCGAGCTAAAAACAAAATGGTTCAAGAAGCTGACCCAGTCGGTTATGTTTTTGCCTTATTTCGTATCGTTCGTTATCCTGAGCGTTATCGTGTACAATTTGTTCAACTATGAAAGCGGATTCTTGAACACGCTGCTCAAGCAGCTCAGCATCGAGCCGGTTGATGTGTACAATACACCTTGGGTGTGGGTGCCGCTCATTATTTTGTTCTATCTATGGAAAAACCTCGGTTACAGCATGGTTATCTATCTAGCTGCTATTACAGGCATCAGCGATGAATATTATGAAGCGGCCAAAATTGACGGCGCGAACATTTTTCAACGGATCTGGTACATTACGGTTCCCATGCTGAAAACGACATTCGTCGTCCTGCTGCTGTTCGCTCTCGGCAGCATTATGAAAGGACAGTTCGACTTGTTCTATCAATTAATTGGCAACAACGGCGTGCTGTATGATGCGACGGATATTCTCGATACTTATGTGTACCGCTCGCTGAAAGTTACGTTTGATATTGGGATGTCGACTGCTGCGGGTCTTTACCAATCGTTGTTCGGCTTCATTCTGATTATGACGGTCAACTATATTATTCGAAAAATAAACGACGAATACGCATTGTTCTAG
- a CDS encoding carbohydrate ABC transporter permease — MKIKDDSYMLLFRIIAFTVILLTSIACLFPFLLIVSASFTQNESILRDGYHLIPQVFSLEGYKTVLRFPQQVINAYTVTIITTVVGTFLGLFFITMAGYVLQRRDFKYRNFFSFFIYFTTLFGGGLVPWYIMLTKYLQLTDTYAVLILPGLMTPFLIILMKNFIRSAVPDEVTESAKIDGANDFTIYARIVLQLSMPGIATVGLFLALAYWNDWFTSSLFINDTTMYQLQYYLYNIINAMSFLSQMGAGTGVSLGGDMPMESTKMAMAIIVTGPILFLYPFVQRYFVKGLTIGAVKG, encoded by the coding sequence ATGAAAATCAAAGACGACAGCTATATGCTGCTGTTCCGCATTATTGCTTTCACAGTTATTTTGCTCACGTCAATCGCTTGCCTGTTTCCGTTTCTGCTCATTGTCTCAGCTTCGTTCACTCAGAACGAATCGATTCTCCGCGACGGGTATCATTTAATCCCGCAGGTGTTTTCACTCGAAGGCTACAAAACGGTACTGCGATTCCCGCAGCAGGTCATCAATGCCTACACCGTAACGATCATTACGACAGTTGTCGGTACATTTCTCGGTCTGTTTTTCATTACGATGGCCGGTTACGTTCTGCAGCGCAGAGATTTTAAATATCGGAATTTTTTCTCCTTCTTTATTTATTTCACGACGCTGTTCGGGGGCGGCCTTGTGCCGTGGTACATTATGCTGACGAAATATTTGCAGCTCACCGATACGTATGCGGTGCTCATTCTTCCAGGACTTATGACGCCGTTTCTCATTATATTGATGAAAAATTTCATCCGCTCCGCCGTTCCCGATGAGGTAACGGAATCGGCCAAAATCGATGGCGCGAATGATTTTACGATCTACGCTCGCATCGTGCTGCAATTATCGATGCCAGGCATCGCAACCGTCGGGCTGTTCCTGGCGCTGGCTTACTGGAATGACTGGTTTACATCCTCACTGTTCATTAATGACACGACGATGTACCAGCTTCAATATTATCTCTACAATATCATCAATGCGATGAGCTTCCTGTCACAGATGGGAGCAGGCACAGGCGTTTCGCTTGGTGGCGACATGCCGATGGAATCGACCAAGATGGCAATGGCGATTATTGTTACCGGCCCGATTTTGTTCCTCTACCCTTTCGTTCAGCGTTATTTTGTAAAAGGCTTGACGATTGGGGCTGTAAAAGGTTAG
- a CDS encoding extracellular solute-binding protein: MMKKKSKGLVMLLTVMLLMSMIAACSGNGGGNTAASSSPADSAGATASPDNAQAGEKTGIDTSKKVELQFYMLGDAPKDLAAIQDKINEMALQDLNATVKFNYTSWTDWEQKYKLLLGSGQQVDLIFTAEWTQYQSYAKKGAFQPLDKLLPVAAPKLNEFVPKDMWDAVKIDNQIFTVPATYKEYVTNGFVWREDLRKKYNLPEPKDLKTYEEYLAGIKANEPSMRPIALGADVRGSLVNQIRDIEHKAIGALPYGLGVNYFEPGNIYTYWGSDEQKADLELIQRWQKNGYIPKNVLNINDVIQEQLTSGKAATIFGDNPTRFNDSVIKVQAAHPDWELKYYPFPLTTGIATPVHAIHNGYAIPTSSKNAERALAFYEKMVTDKRYNLLTQYGVEGKNYEVKDGYYQMIGDASSNGFAREGMNGWAWRNPEFMLFDKNYDGVKAIFDELDKIQVPDKFNGFAEDYSTYQAERAALEQVEKQYLFPLQAGLVDNIEEGLKTFMDKAKQAGLEKIQADYTKQWQAYVTENNIK, translated from the coding sequence ATGATGAAGAAAAAGAGCAAAGGTTTAGTCATGCTTCTCACCGTAATGCTGCTTATGAGCATGATCGCAGCTTGCAGCGGCAATGGTGGCGGAAATACGGCAGCATCCAGTAGTCCAGCAGATAGCGCAGGAGCTACCGCATCTCCGGACAATGCGCAAGCAGGCGAGAAAACGGGTATCGATACTTCCAAAAAAGTAGAATTGCAATTTTATATGCTAGGCGATGCGCCGAAGGATTTGGCTGCGATTCAAGACAAAATCAACGAAATGGCGCTTCAGGATTTGAATGCAACCGTCAAATTCAACTACACGTCATGGACCGATTGGGAGCAAAAATATAAATTGCTGCTTGGCTCCGGCCAACAGGTCGACCTGATCTTTACAGCAGAATGGACGCAATACCAGTCCTATGCGAAAAAAGGCGCTTTCCAGCCACTCGACAAGCTGCTTCCTGTAGCTGCGCCGAAGCTGAATGAATTTGTGCCAAAAGATATGTGGGATGCGGTTAAAATCGACAATCAAATCTTTACCGTTCCGGCAACGTACAAAGAGTATGTAACGAATGGTTTCGTATGGCGGGAGGATCTTCGTAAAAAATACAACCTTCCTGAACCAAAAGACTTGAAAACGTATGAAGAGTATTTGGCTGGCATTAAAGCCAATGAGCCGAGCATGCGTCCAATCGCACTTGGCGCAGACGTTCGCGGCAGCCTTGTGAACCAAATTCGTGATATCGAGCACAAAGCAATTGGCGCGCTGCCTTATGGTCTTGGCGTGAACTACTTTGAGCCAGGCAACATTTACACGTACTGGGGCTCGGATGAGCAAAAAGCGGATTTGGAGCTGATTCAACGCTGGCAGAAAAACGGCTACATCCCGAAAAACGTGCTCAACATCAACGACGTTATTCAGGAGCAGCTGACAAGCGGCAAAGCAGCAACGATTTTCGGGGACAACCCAACTCGTTTTAATGATTCGGTTATTAAAGTGCAAGCGGCTCACCCGGATTGGGAGCTGAAATACTACCCATTCCCGCTTACAACAGGCATTGCAACACCAGTACATGCCATTCATAACGGCTATGCGATTCCAACCAGCAGCAAAAACGCAGAGCGTGCACTGGCATTCTATGAAAAAATGGTTACAGACAAACGCTACAACCTGTTGACTCAATACGGTGTTGAAGGCAAAAACTATGAAGTGAAAGATGGTTACTACCAAATGATCGGCGATGCAAGCTCCAACGGCTTTGCTCGTGAAGGAATGAACGGCTGGGCTTGGAGAAATCCAGAATTCATGCTGTTTGACAAAAACTATGACGGCGTAAAAGCGATCTTCGACGAGCTGGACAAAATCCAAGTTCCAGACAAATTTAACGGCTTTGCCGAAGATTACAGCACTTACCAAGCCGAGAGAGCAGCACTTGAGCAAGTGGAGAAGCAATATCTGTTCCCGCTGCAAGCTGGTCTCGTAGACAATATCGAGGAAGGCTTGAAAACATTCATGGACAAAGCGAAGCAAGCTGGACTTGAGAAAATTCAAGCTGATTACACGAAACAATGGCAAGCTTATGTAACAGAAAATAATATTAAATAA
- a CDS encoding Gfo/Idh/MocA family oxidoreductase, whose protein sequence is MDKVRIGILGLGNMGTGHARYLIEGRVEGAVLAAVTDVRPERLELAAQEWGTELKLYSTAEELFSSGEVDAVFICTPHYDHPQQATAALKAGLHVLIEKPAGVYTKQVREMNEAAAHSNKVFGIMYNQRTNPLYAKLRDLITSGELGEVRRTNWIITNWYRSQSYYDSGGWRATWAGEGGGVLLNQDPHQLDLWQWTTGMMPKRVRAFCSFGKHRDIEVENDVTAYVEYENGATGVFVTSTFESPGTNRFEISGERGKIVIENDKMTFSRLRVSETEFNANFKGGFGQPECWKFEIPVSDGGNHMSITQDWVNAILHGTPLLAPGEEGIKGLELSNAMLLSTWTDGWVDLPINEDLFYEKLQERIRSSDKNKDMNSYETLDVKGTH, encoded by the coding sequence TTGGATAAAGTCAGAATTGGCATATTAGGCCTTGGAAATATGGGAACGGGACACGCCCGTTATTTGATTGAAGGAAGAGTAGAGGGCGCCGTGCTTGCGGCGGTGACAGATGTGCGGCCCGAACGTTTAGAGCTGGCAGCTCAGGAGTGGGGCACAGAACTAAAGCTGTATTCGACGGCAGAGGAACTATTCAGCTCAGGTGAGGTGGACGCGGTGTTCATCTGCACACCGCATTATGATCATCCGCAGCAGGCAACCGCAGCGCTGAAGGCTGGGCTGCATGTATTAATTGAAAAGCCTGCTGGCGTTTATACAAAACAGGTTCGTGAGATGAATGAAGCGGCAGCGCACAGCAATAAAGTATTCGGCATTATGTACAATCAACGCACGAATCCGCTATATGCGAAGCTTCGCGATTTGATTACATCCGGGGAGCTTGGGGAAGTTCGCCGCACGAACTGGATTATTACGAACTGGTACCGCTCGCAGAGCTATTATGATTCCGGCGGATGGCGTGCAACGTGGGCTGGCGAAGGTGGCGGCGTACTGCTGAACCAAGACCCGCATCAGCTTGACCTGTGGCAGTGGACGACAGGGATGATGCCGAAGCGCGTACGTGCTTTTTGCTCCTTTGGCAAACATCGTGACATTGAAGTGGAGAACGATGTGACGGCTTATGTGGAATATGAAAATGGAGCAACCGGTGTATTTGTCACTTCGACCTTTGAATCACCGGGCACAAATCGTTTTGAGATTTCCGGTGAACGCGGCAAAATTGTCATTGAAAATGACAAAATGACGTTCTCGCGGCTACGCGTGTCTGAAACCGAATTTAATGCTAACTTTAAAGGCGGCTTCGGCCAGCCGGAATGTTGGAAATTTGAAATTCCGGTCAGTGATGGCGGCAATCACATGAGCATTACTCAGGATTGGGTAAATGCGATCCTGCATGGCACGCCACTGCTTGCTCCTGGCGAAGAGGGAATTAAGGGACTGGAGCTATCCAATGCGATGCTGCTTTCCACTTGGACCGATGGATGGGTCGATCTTCCGATTAACGAGGATTTATTTTATGAGAAGCTTCAGGAGAGAATACGCAGCTCGGATAAGAACAAAGATATGAACAGTTATGAGACGCTGGATGTTAAAGGTACCCATTAA
- a CDS encoding Gfo/Idh/MocA family oxidoreductase, which produces MSTANGMNYAPKGKPKPVVKEGEFVFAALSLDHGHIYGMCNGLREAGGTLKWVYDPDPKKVEAFVRAYPEVRPAESKQQILQDAEVVLVAAAAITNLRGPLGVEVMKHGKHYFTDKAPFTTLEQLAEARKVTAATGKIYAVYYSERLHVESAEFAGQLVKDGAVGRVLNVLGLGPHRLNAAARPDWFFNKEQYGGIICDLASHQIEQFLYFAGCKDATVQSSKIANYNNKQYPELEDFGDVTMIGDNGATHYSRVDWFTPDGLSTWGDGRTIILGTEGYIELRKYVDLTRGGSDHLFLVNGGGEQKIDVKDKVGFPYFGALILDCLNGTELAMTQAHTFKAAELSLQAQLQAVRVE; this is translated from the coding sequence ATGTCAACAGCAAATGGAATGAACTATGCCCCGAAAGGCAAGCCAAAGCCAGTAGTTAAAGAGGGAGAATTTGTATTCGCTGCTTTGTCGCTTGATCATGGACATATCTATGGCATGTGTAATGGTCTTCGTGAAGCGGGCGGTACACTCAAGTGGGTTTATGATCCAGACCCGAAGAAGGTAGAAGCGTTTGTACGCGCCTATCCTGAGGTTCGCCCGGCGGAATCGAAGCAGCAAATTTTGCAGGATGCGGAAGTGGTGCTCGTTGCAGCAGCGGCGATAACGAATTTGCGCGGCCCGCTTGGCGTCGAGGTTATGAAGCATGGCAAGCATTATTTTACCGACAAAGCGCCGTTTACGACGCTTGAGCAGTTGGCTGAGGCGCGTAAAGTAACGGCGGCTACAGGCAAAATTTATGCAGTTTATTACAGCGAACGCTTACATGTGGAATCCGCAGAGTTCGCTGGGCAGCTTGTGAAGGACGGAGCTGTTGGTCGTGTGCTGAATGTATTGGGGTTGGGACCGCATCGTTTGAATGCAGCGGCTAGGCCTGACTGGTTCTTCAATAAGGAACAGTACGGCGGCATTATTTGTGATCTTGCCAGCCATCAAATTGAGCAGTTTCTGTATTTCGCCGGCTGCAAGGATGCGACGGTGCAATCCAGCAAAATAGCTAATTACAATAACAAGCAATACCCAGAGCTTGAGGACTTTGGTGACGTTACAATGATTGGCGACAACGGGGCTACTCATTATTCTCGCGTGGACTGGTTTACACCGGATGGCTTGTCTACTTGGGGAGATGGGCGGACGATTATTCTCGGCACAGAAGGCTATATCGAGCTGCGCAAATATGTCGATTTGACGAGAGGTGGCAGCGACCATCTGTTCCTCGTGAATGGAGGCGGCGAGCAAAAAATTGATGTGAAGGACAAGGTAGGATTCCCTTATTTTGGAGCGCTTATTCTTGATTGCTTGAATGGCACGGAGCTTGCGATGACGCAGGCGCATACGTTTAAAGCGGCAGAGCTGAGCTTGCAGGCGCAATTGCAGGCTGTCCGGGTCGAATAG
- a CDS encoding sugar phosphate isomerase/epimerase family protein has translation MKLSVFTVATPELGPEELAAAAQEAGIHAVEWRYKEAPDAAVASQEPSFWGNNRCTIFPSGGDDMLGRFGKAAADHGLTTLSLTPYLTAGDLEATEQVLKAAKRVGASFIRVGVPSYDRTRPFGELFTLARTYLQQTQELCRKYGVKGLVETHHQTIAASASAAYRLCEGLDPDCIGVLYDPGNMVYEGFENYRMGLELLGPYLAHVHVKNASWQAGPEETDGSISWKADWTGLAKGVVPWKQIIEDLQAVGYYGYLGIEDFSKEFAESPDMLRHFVRYINGLQSQG, from the coding sequence ATGAAATTGTCTGTATTTACGGTAGCAACACCGGAGCTGGGGCCCGAGGAGCTGGCAGCCGCGGCGCAAGAGGCGGGAATTCATGCTGTAGAATGGCGCTACAAGGAAGCGCCCGATGCGGCTGTGGCGAGTCAGGAGCCTTCTTTCTGGGGCAACAACCGTTGTACGATTTTCCCTTCAGGCGGAGATGACATGCTGGGCCGCTTCGGAAAGGCTGCGGCTGATCATGGACTGACAACGCTCAGCCTGACCCCATATCTTACCGCTGGCGATTTGGAGGCTACCGAGCAGGTGCTGAAAGCGGCGAAGCGGGTAGGGGCGTCCTTTATCCGGGTTGGTGTTCCGAGTTATGACCGCACAAGGCCATTCGGCGAGCTGTTCACGCTGGCACGGACGTATTTGCAGCAAACCCAGGAGCTATGCCGGAAGTATGGCGTTAAAGGCTTAGTCGAGACCCATCATCAGACGATTGCGGCAAGCGCTTCCGCGGCTTATCGGCTATGCGAAGGGCTGGACCCAGATTGTATTGGCGTACTTTACGATCCCGGCAACATGGTTTACGAAGGCTTTGAAAACTACCGGATGGGGCTAGAGCTGCTAGGTCCGTATTTGGCACATGTGCATGTGAAAAATGCGAGCTGGCAAGCTGGCCCAGAGGAAACGGATGGCAGCATTAGCTGGAAGGCAGACTGGACGGGACTTGCTAAAGGGGTAGTGCCGTGGAAGCAAATCATTGAGGATTTGCAGGCTGTCGGCTACTACGGCTATCTCGGCATTGAAGATTTCAGCAAGGAATTTGCGGAGTCTCCAGACATGCTGCGTCATTTTGTCCGCTATATTAACGGACTGCAGTCGCAAGGTTAA
- a CDS encoding AraC family transcriptional regulator, giving the protein MIDFSYQIQTPLEPIFHSHTYYEVYYFHEGKCNYLIGDQIYHMQPGDLMILFGMTLHCAKIDPSVPYVRSIVHFEPSLLRPLLELPQALNVMEPFEELRNHRLRLRGEHKEESERLLAQMHVHQQRGDAIGSNRLLLAFVDLLYFIFGLCEQPLRERQEFSTDKEQTVQRIISLLEHSYTDDLHMEQLEERLHLSKSYIARLFKDVTGVTVFHYVYRRRINEAKIIFLMEPSVTVTEACYRLGYKHLAHFSRMFKQFVGVSPEQFKRRETQG; this is encoded by the coding sequence ATGATCGATTTCAGCTACCAAATCCAAACACCGCTTGAACCTATTTTTCATTCGCATACCTATTATGAGGTTTATTATTTTCATGAAGGAAAATGCAACTATTTGATAGGCGATCAAATATATCATATGCAGCCGGGCGATTTGATGATTTTGTTCGGCATGACCCTGCATTGCGCCAAAATCGACCCTTCGGTTCCTTATGTGCGTTCGATTGTCCATTTCGAGCCTTCGCTGCTGCGCCCGCTGCTGGAGCTGCCGCAGGCGCTTAATGTCATGGAACCGTTTGAGGAGCTGCGCAACCACCGCCTGCGGCTCAGAGGCGAGCATAAGGAAGAGTCTGAGCGGCTTCTGGCTCAAATGCATGTGCATCAGCAGCGGGGCGATGCGATAGGCAGCAACCGCCTGCTGCTTGCCTTTGTTGATCTATTATATTTTATTTTTGGTTTATGCGAGCAGCCACTGAGGGAACGGCAAGAGTTTTCTACGGATAAGGAGCAGACGGTTCAGCGCATCATTTCTTTGCTGGAGCACAGCTATACAGACGATTTGCATATGGAGCAGCTGGAAGAAAGGCTTCATCTAAGCAAGTCGTATATCGCTAGGCTGTTTAAGGATGTGACGGGTGTAACGGTGTTTCACTATGTGTATCGAAGGCGGATCAATGAGGCGAAAATCATCTTTTTGATGGAACCGTCCGTCACGGTTACAGAAGCTTGCTATCGCCTTGGTTATAAGCATTTAGCTCATTTCAGCAGAATGTTCAAGCAGTTCGTCGGTGTATCGCCAGAGCAGTTCAAGCGGCGCGAGACGCAAGGCTAA
- a CDS encoding SGNH/GDSL hydrolase family protein has protein sequence MRLERGQKLLFIGDSITDCDRNKQDGEGLFGALGRGYVAQVDALLQAVYPELGIRVVNMGTSGHTVRDLKARWQEDVTDKKPDVLSIMIGINDVWRQYDTPFITEWHVYIEEYEQTLREFVAQAKPVASSGIVLMTPFFLESNEQDAMRRTMDEYGAVVRRIADETGCLFIDTQAAFNKVLAHLYSATLAWDRIHPTAAGHAVLARAFLQAMDFDWTK, from the coding sequence GTGAGGCTGGAACGTGGGCAGAAGCTGTTGTTCATTGGGGACTCGATTACGGATTGCGATCGGAACAAGCAGGATGGCGAGGGACTGTTCGGCGCGCTTGGCAGAGGTTACGTAGCTCAGGTAGATGCGCTGCTGCAAGCGGTATATCCGGAGCTCGGCATTCGCGTAGTAAACATGGGAACGAGCGGGCATACGGTCCGTGATTTGAAAGCGAGATGGCAGGAGGATGTGACGGATAAAAAACCGGACGTTCTTTCGATCATGATCGGCATCAATGACGTTTGGCGCCAATATGATACGCCGTTTATTACGGAATGGCATGTATATATCGAGGAGTACGAGCAAACGCTGCGCGAGTTCGTAGCGCAGGCGAAGCCGGTTGCCAGCAGCGGTATCGTGCTGATGACGCCTTTCTTTCTGGAAAGCAATGAGCAGGATGCGATGCGCCGCACGATGGACGAATATGGTGCTGTTGTGCGCCGTATTGCAGATGAAACGGGCTGTCTGTTCATTGATACACAGGCGGCATTTAATAAAGTGCTGGCCCATCTGTATTCCGCTACCTTGGCGTGGGATCGCATACATCCGACGGCAGCAGGCCATGCGGTGCTGGCGAGAGCCTTTTTGCAGGCAATGGATTTCGATTGGACGAAATAA
- a CDS encoding MBL fold metallo-hydrolase, whose protein sequence is MRMTRHQHIYQLTYLPHVFPVNCYLIEEEDGLTLIDAALPNNAEAIMQAAHKLGKPIVRIVLTHAHDDHIGALDKLKAQLPDAIVAISARDARLLRGDRSLEPGEPITPIKGGVPKNVATKPDLLLQDGDRIGSLLAVAAPGHTPGSMAFLDTRGGELIAGDAFQLRGGLAVSGQVRPLFPFPAWATWNKQQSLLSAQRLLALKPSLLAVGHGNLLVDPVVAMEQAIKVAERKLAASMVH, encoded by the coding sequence GTGAGAATGACTAGACACCAGCATATCTATCAGTTGACCTACTTGCCCCATGTATTTCCTGTAAATTGCTATTTGATCGAAGAAGAGGACGGCTTGACGCTGATTGATGCAGCACTGCCGAATAATGCCGAAGCGATTATGCAGGCAGCACACAAGCTCGGCAAGCCGATTGTGCGAATCGTACTGACGCATGCGCATGATGATCATATTGGCGCGTTGGATAAGCTAAAAGCACAGCTGCCAGATGCAATTGTAGCGATATCGGCGAGAGATGCGCGATTGCTGCGTGGAGACCGTTCATTGGAGCCAGGTGAGCCGATTACCCCAATTAAAGGTGGTGTGCCGAAAAATGTAGCAACGAAGCCGGACCTGCTTCTGCAAGACGGCGATCGTATCGGCTCGCTGCTGGCGGTTGCAGCGCCGGGACATACGCCTGGCTCCATGGCTTTCCTCGATACGAGAGGCGGCGAGCTGATTGCCGGTGACGCTTTTCAATTGCGCGGGGGCCTTGCAGTAAGCGGACAAGTTCGGCCGTTGTTTCCATTTCCGGCATGGGCAACCTGGAATAAGCAGCAGTCGCTGCTTAGCGCTCAGCGCTTGCTTGCGCTGAAACCGTCTTTGCTGGCAGTTGGACATGGCAACCTGCTTGTTGACCCGGTGGTCGCAATGGAGCAGGCCATCAAAGTGGCTGAACGCAAGCTCGCTGCTTCTATGGTACATTAG
- a CDS encoding WHG domain-containing protein: MSPRIGLDLPTIVRTAAEIANTQGLEAVTMASLSQKLGIRSPSLYNHIDGLGGVKLALAIYGLRELNEQMSKAVEGLTGEDAVYAAGKAYIAYARSNPGVYEATVPAQSQDNAEFKAISEQLIGLIINLLDRYNLKHETAIHIVRGLRSLLHGFSSIEQKGGFGLPYQLDESLQLVLQTYLSGIRQICIEE; the protein is encoded by the coding sequence ATGTCGCCAAGAATAGGCTTGGATTTACCGACGATTGTTCGGACAGCCGCAGAAATTGCCAATACGCAAGGGCTCGAAGCAGTGACGATGGCATCGCTTTCACAGAAGCTGGGCATTCGCTCTCCCTCCTTATACAACCACATAGACGGTTTGGGCGGAGTGAAACTGGCGTTAGCCATTTATGGCTTGCGTGAATTGAACGAGCAGATGAGTAAAGCGGTAGAAGGGCTGACAGGGGAAGACGCCGTTTATGCGGCGGGCAAAGCCTATATTGCTTATGCCCGCTCGAATCCGGGTGTTTACGAGGCGACAGTTCCGGCTCAATCGCAGGATAATGCTGAATTTAAAGCAATTAGCGAGCAGCTGATCGGACTCATTATTAATCTGCTTGATCGCTACAACTTAAAGCATGAGACGGCGATTCATATCGTCCGCGGCTTGCGCAGCCTGCTGCATGGATTTAGCTCAATCGAGCAGAAAGGCGGCTTCGGCTTGCCCTATCAATTGGACGAATCGCTGCAGCTTGTGCTGCAAACGTATTTGTCGGGTATTCGACAAATATGTATAGAAGAGTAA
- a CDS encoding ATP-binding cassette domain-containing protein, with protein MSMNTTSPPPLIDVRNVSKSFGKKLVLNRINFTMPAPSIYVLRGANGVGKSVFLKCLLHYERIDAGIIEIAGNPLSDRISLRSNTFFISSDHQQFIELLTPNEFFHFLKEIYMIPYERIEQVNHLAEDLNVLSELDTLFSKLSFGTKKKIQFIAAMLICPKLLVCDEIYEGLDTDAVLFIQQAYQHRKLQGMGTLLTTHIRNYGEEVADLIFELIHNGIHVVKEDII; from the coding sequence ATGTCAATGAATACAACATCGCCTCCTCCTCTTATTGATGTAAGAAATGTATCTAAAAGCTTTGGCAAAAAACTTGTATTAAACAGAATCAACTTTACTATGCCGGCACCCTCCATTTATGTATTAAGAGGAGCAAATGGCGTTGGCAAAAGTGTATTCCTAAAATGCTTGCTTCATTATGAACGAATTGACGCTGGAATTATAGAAATTGCCGGCAATCCTTTATCTGACCGTATAAGTCTAAGATCAAACACTTTTTTCATTTCATCTGACCATCAGCAATTTATCGAGCTGTTGACTCCAAACGAATTTTTTCATTTTCTTAAGGAAATTTATATGATTCCTTATGAACGAATAGAACAAGTGAACCATCTTGCAGAGGATTTAAATGTCTTAAGCGAACTGGATACTCTTTTCTCAAAGCTTTCCTTTGGAACTAAAAAGAAAATCCAGTTCATAGCAGCCATGCTTATATGTCCAAAGCTTCTCGTCTGTGATGAGATTTATGAGGGCTTAGATACTGATGCCGTGCTTTTTATTCAACAAGCTTATCAGCATAGAAAATTACAAGGTATGGGAACCCTTCTTACTACACATATTCGTAATTATGGTGAAGAGGTTGCCGATCTTATTTTTGAACTTATCCATAATGGTATTCATGTAGTGAAAGAGGATATTATATGA
- a CDS encoding LuxR C-terminal-related transcriptional regulator: MELSATEKKILLLICREKPNKEIASILYISKRMVDYHVTSILGKFNVATRVGAAVFALQNQIITSEDINENV, translated from the coding sequence ATGGAATTGAGCGCAACGGAGAAGAAAATATTGTTGCTCATTTGCAGGGAAAAGCCTAATAAAGAGATCGCCTCCATTTTGTATATTTCGAAGCGAATGGTTGATTATCATGTAACGTCCATACTTGGAAAGTTTAACGTAGCTACTCGGGTCGGAGCTGCTGTATTTGCTTTGCAAAATCAAATTATCACTTCCGAGGATATAAATGAAAACGTTTAA